The Rhodopirellula bahusiensis genome segment ATCCTTTCGTGAATCAGGGCCAAATGATTCCGCCGGGGCCTCCTACTGATAATGTTTATCAGAGTTCGCGGATTCGGTCAGTGATCGGAGCCGCTCGGACGGCAGCGGTCGAAGCTCGTGACTTGGGGTCGAACTGATGAATACTTTGAGCCAAAATCGATCATGGTGCCGCAACCTTATGGCGCAAGATTCTCTGATCCATGGTTTGCGGGGCGGCGTGACTCTGATGGAAACCGTGTTTGCCATGGGGGTCATTCTGACAGGACTTTTGGGCCTTGCTGCACTGATTCCAATTGCATCGGACAATGCTAAATCGGCGATGGAGTTGGATCGCAGCATCAGTGAATCGACTGCTGCCGCCGCAATTGGTGCCGCACAGAAATTTAACGACTTTGATAAGTTGGCGATCTATTACAAACCCGTTTCGACTTCGCCCGGTGCACCTGGTGAAACACTGACCGGGCAGGTTCTGTCCGTTCGCGATGCGATGACTGTCGGAGGTTTTCCTGCCGAGGAAAAGGAAAAACTTAGTTCACCGGGTTATGGGCATCCAGATTCGAAGGCAGGGCTGCAAGGCGGGATTTGCATCGACCCTCTGGGTATGCCCGATCTCCGAACGTTGCTCGCCGGCCCATCCACTCCTGCAAATGGGAACTTTGCGGACAACGTTTTGGCGAATCCGTTTGCAGCAGCTTCGAACACCGATTCAGCTTACGACTTCAGCCGATTCCCATACTACAACGAGCGGTACAAAATTCTGACACCTCCGAATGAGGCGGTGACCGCATCCAATGGGCCAGTCGCATCAGGTCCCGTTCCACCGAACCGGCCACAGATGCCGTTTCCGATGTCGCCTCGGATGTGGAGGGCGACCTTGCGATCAGATATGTTCGCGCAGACGACTCCTGTGTACCGCCACCAGATCATCAGTCGTTCCTATGCAGAGCATGTGTTCCAGGGTTCGGGTGGACTGTCGATGGTTGATGGTAGCAAGCCAGCGGATCCAGCGTCGGTATTGCTGACAAAAACCGTTATGACGAGTGGTGCAACCACGGATTCAGGAACGGCGAACTCCAGTGAGTACACCTGGTTCGCAACGCTTGTTCCGCCGTTCTTGGGTGGCAACAGTTACCGCCAATCAATTGTTGTCGTTCGACAACGCTTGCCCGAAGTACCTCGGCGATTAGATGATCCGCTAGCACTGCAAAAACGCAGCTATGCGATCGATGATTCGGACGACAACCCTCGGGGCGAAAGAATTGCCTGGGTTGGCGGCTGGATTGGTTTCGTCGGTGGCGCTGGTGGTGAAGTGGAGTTGTATGGCTCAGCTGCAGTTGACTCCGAGGTCCGCACCGGGGAATGGGTCATGCTTTCACGCCAGCCACACCAAGTCGGTGGCGGACCGTTGACCCTTGGCATGGCCGCACAGGGGCCGGCTGTGCATCGATGGTATCGAGTGTTACGAGTCGATGAGCCGCAGTACGGTTTCATCAACGCAGGTGGTTTCGGTGCTGGCTGGAATGATTCAGACGGCAACACAAACCCAGAAGTTTGGCGTCGTACTGTGACGTTGGCTGGTCCCGACTGGACCTTCCAAGACGAAGCAAGCGGCAATGTTACCCACGTCGACGATACCTACTGCACGATTGTCAGTGGGGCTGTGTCGGTGGTCGAATCAGAGGTGGTAATCGAATGAGTCGCGAAACCCCTCTCCTCTCTCTCTTCTCTATTCGTAATGACCTGCCTCCAAACGCAGGGAGTACAAACATGACTCAAAGAAACAAACAACGGCCTCCGGTTCGCGACTCGCAAGATCAGCGATCGGGGATTGTGTTGCTGGTCGTCCTTGGGATGCTGACCCTGTTCAGCGTTCTCGGTGTCAGCTACCTCGTTTTTACTTCACGCCAGCGCAGTGCGGCTTACAGCATTCAGCGTGCGGAAGCTGCTGATTTGGACGGTGCGAAGTTTGTCGATGACGCTTTGAAAAAGATCCTGGTTGGTGCGACTGGTCCTGAATCATCTCTCTGGGGCCACGATTTGCTAGGCGACCTTTATGGGATGCGAGATGCCATCGAAGCCAGCGTTGCACCAGTCGCTGCATATCCTACCTCTGCGACGAGTCGCGACGATATCGCACCAGATGTGTTGCTTGGTGGTCAGTTCATTCGTTTCCCGACGATGCTGTATCTTGAATCCCCCTTTCAGGCAGGTGGGTCAGGCGTTTTTCCGCTAAGTGTTGCTGGGATCAACGACTACTTGTCGGATTATCCGCACCGTCGAAACGACAATGAGCCGACAAGACGCTACCCAGGGTATGGAGGGGATGTCTCTCAGTTGCCCTTGAATCCCAACAGCTACGCGACGCCAAACTTCCCACACGATGACGAGTTAAATGGTCGGCTTCTGACTTTCTTGGGTGGGCCGCTTGAAGGTCTCACATTTTCGGTTGCAAGGTATTTCGGTGATCACCGGGGCGCTCCCTACGGACGCGATCAGTTGTCAGGTCAGCTCGTGATCGATATTCGCGATCATCAGAATTCGCCTATCACGGTGGGTGATGTGACGCAGTCAATGAGCGAGTGGCTGGCAGATCCGGCATTTCGGATTGATCGATTTTTCTATGACTATGACGCGAGTGCGACTGCCTTGCCCAATGGGGCATTGCCTTATGCTCGCTTTTATATGAACGGACGGATTCTGAATGGGCCCGGACTCGGTTGGGATCGCCCCCGTCGTCAGTTCAATCCGACGGGCGGCTTCAATCAACTGATGGGCATGGACCGTCTTCGTACGGTTGGGACAAACAACCCGGTTCGGCCCTTTAATTTGAACGAAGTCGTCTCGACCGATTTGAACATCACTCGGGTTGAAAAAGGAACTGCGTCCAGCATGGAAGCCGTCCCAGTGACAGGCATTCCGTATGAAGTTCCTGATGGGCCATTCGACCCGAACTCACAGGTCAATTGGCCGGGCATGGGACTGCAGCAGCTGCCACTTCGTCGTGGCTCGGATGTGCCCGTTGCCTTGCAAGGTCACTATGCGATCCATCGTTTGGCACGAGATGAGTTTTCCACCACGCCGTTGGAATCGTTTCTTCAAGATCTGCCGCCCGGCGACACGGACGAGCCGTACGATGCACCCGACTTTAACAATCTGTGGCTCAGCTACATGCCCACAGATCCGATTTTGGGTGAAGCAGCACCATCATTCGTGCGTCCTGCATTGTTGAATTGGATCATCAATAATCAGGATGGAACCATGGATACGCTTCGCTTGCAGCGAATGTTGATTGCGATGCAACGGTCAACTCTGCGGCCACTGCCAATCGAAAATGATCCAATGGTTCCTGCTGCTGTTGCCGATCGTGGTGACGGGGTGAAGCGTCTTGACTACTCGACGTTCACCGGCAGTAACAACACGCCCGGTCTCAATCAAGCTGTTGATTTTACAAATCCCTCGCTTGCCGAAGTTCTTGCTATTGCCCGTGCTTTGGCCGGACGCGACGACGACGGCGATGGTGTCATTGATTCATGGGACGTCGACAACAACGGCGATGGCATCGTCGATGGCGTTTGGATTGATGCTGGTCTTCCTCTCACCCAGAGTCGTGATGGGCAATTGATCAAGCCTTTGGTCAGTTACTTGATCGAGGATCTTGGTGGCCGGGTCAACATCAACTTGGCCGGGAATATTGCTCAAGCAAGAAATGCGATCACCAACGATTTGGCGGGCGCTGTTCAACATGCTTCTCCAATCGCGCAGCCTACCAGCAATGCTGCTACATCACCTGCCCGAGTTTACACACAGGTGCCAGCACCACCTAATCGTGGGTACCTATTGGAAACGGGGCTTCCTGCTGGTTGGGGTTACGGCCCGGCGGAGATTGACATTCGGGCGTTGTTCACTGCACTCGGTACAAGTTCAATCTCAGTGACAGAGAGGGCACCTTTGGCAAGCTACAACGCTGATAACCTGATGCGTGGGCCGCAACGCTTGATAGGTGAGCGTCTTGGGGTCTTCTCAAGTGTTGTTGGTCGTGCTCGTGCTTATGCCGATATGGGCGATACTGGTTATGGGCGTGTGGTCGCAGTTCCCGGGTATCTGGCTGATCCAGTGACAACCAATGGCAATGATCTGTTGGGGGCGCTGCGGAACCCCAATCGCCCGAACCTTCATCAATTGATCAACCGCCAAGGTCTGCCGGTTGATGCCTATGGGCGAGGTGCAATCGGTCTCGGTGTCAATGGTGAGTTAGTTGTAGGCGGCACATCTTCGATCGTATCGAACGGTGGGGCTGCGGCCGGAGACTCCTTCGACGACCCCTATGAGATGGATCTCACTGCTTCGAGCGAGCCAGACAAACCTTACACTTTTGCTGATATGGAGCCGTTGCTTCGATTTGACTCGTTTGACCGAGATATGTTGTCTGATCGAATCATTGAGTTGATTGAGGATTATCACAACAACGCTGATATCGATGGAAACGGAACGGTTGCTCCAGCGGAATATGAATCGCTACAAGGCTTGCGAAAAGCGTTGGCAGATTCGATGACCACTCACTCCGTCAGTGCCGCGACGGTCAAGGGGAGTTTGCCGCCAGAGTTCTTTGAGAACACCACGATGGCCACCTCGGCGTCCAGTCCTCAGCAATTGCTGCAGCTCGCTGTTTTTCCGAACACTGCTCCGATTGACCAAGCTCGGAATGCGGTCATGTGGGAACTAATGCCAGAGGAGCTTCGTTCAGGGCGGAAGTTTAATTTGAACCGGCCGTTTGGGAATGGTTTTGATGACGATGGCGATGGCGTTGTCGACGATGATCAAAACGGTCGCATCCTCAACGGGGGAATTTCAACGGCAGAACTTATCGAGACTCACTATCTGGGTGACGGTGGTGCTACCAGTCCAGTTTCATCGACTCGTGGAGTCAATGCGCCCGGAGAACTGCTGAACCCCCAAATCACAGATCACGCTGGTTTCAGCCCTAGGAATGTGACTGCACGGGCCCAGTTCGCTCGTCATTTATATGTCCTTGCGATGATGCTCATTCGGGATGCGAATCGCGGAGTCGATTTCGACTTCCCGCATTCCTACCCCGATCTATCAACATTCGATTCGCCGAACTTCTTCCCAATGTTGCCGATGGATGACACGAGTACACCTGGGATCGATGAAAGATTGCTGGCCCGCCAGGAACGTTTCAATCAAGAGTATCGAGCGATGAAAATTGCTCAGTGGGCGGCAAACGTTGCGGACTTCCGTGATGCAGATGCTGTGATGACACGTTTCGACTACGACCCCAATCCTTTTGACGGATGGGACGTGAATGTCATGGACAGCACAACCTACCGGACTGTATGGGGGCTCGAGCGACCTGAGTTGTCCTTGGAAGAGTCGCTCGCGTTTCATGACCGTCGGGTTCGAGACACAAACCTCGACAACGGTGGTGCTGATCTGTCGTTGCAGGGAGCAGATGGAAGTGCGACTCGAGGCGATGCTGATTTGGATCAATGGCGGATCCCACAAGGCTCGCTCTTCCTGGAACTACGGAATACGCGAAGTCCGCAATTGCCAATCGCACCCGGAAGTGAGATCGACCCGGTTGCGAACGCTTCAGCGTATCCTCCGGAGCTCTACAGTCATCTTGGTACACAACAACCATGGGATCCGTGGGCGTTGGATCTGAATCGAAAAGCACCTGGAAACGATGTTCCTGTTTGGCGAGTGGCGATCAGCGAAGTTCATTCGGCGGATTCCGATGTTCAGACTTCCACGTCAGCAGTACGTCCGCGTGCACCAAGTGGCACCAATCCGTCGACTACGCCCTACTACGAGGGTTCGGCGGATCTGTTGCTTCAGCCCATCGGCAGTGGTGCCGTCACTGCAGCGTCAAACGCTGGTGTTGCAATGGATCGTGATACGGCGACGCTCAATCCGGCGCAGCCTCGATTCTTTGATCCGGTGCCGGCAAGTCAGTCTGCGACAGCGATTGATCGGGTTATCTTCTTTGCAAACAATGTTGATTCGTCTGCGATGGCGACCACATTGGCCGATATCACCGATGCGGGTCAGGTCTACTACAACCGATATGCTAACGGTGACTACGATGACGGCGGTGTCTATCTCGCCGGCGGCCAGCATGCGGTTATCGGTCCACGTCCGCGGACGTTCATTGGAGCGAAAAAGAATCACGCTGGAACCCCTACGCACGACCCCGCGACTGATGGTCCTGCGGTAGATCTAATCGACTATGAGTCGCCGCAGCGAATTGAGCTGTCTCCTCATCAGGTCGTGCACCATGAAATGGATGACACTCTGACGACTCCGATCTATGACGATCCGAATGCTCCTCAGGAGGATGCATCAATCCGTCAGGTCATCGGGATCCAGGCAGCTGCTGATGTTCCTGCCTCTTGGACAACCATAACGACACCGGTTGGCGTCAACGTGTCCGAACCGCTGCCCTATGAAACACCTCCAGTCGGCCGACAGTACTATCTTGAGCCTACCGAATCGCTCAATCCAAACCGGAACTTCCCGGTTGATTCTTATCGCAACTTCGATAGTGGAACGGGACAATTTCCGGACCGACCATTCGACGATCGTCCTGACATGTCAGAGTTGTATCGAGCGTTCGGAGCAACGGGTCAGATGACCGGTACGCGTGAGCACTTTAAAACTGCTTACTTGCAGCGGTTGGCCGACCCGACGCAGCCTTATCACGCTGACATGAATCCATTCATCACTGTTGACTACATCACCATTGATTTGACTGTTTTCAACGGAAGCGATGAGAATGAAATCTCGTTGGAGGACACCGGGATGAATCTCGTTTGGAAGGACCCGTTCGATGAAGACCCATTCACGAATGATCCACAGGAGAATTTCGCGAGTCGCTACAAGACTGGTAAAACCGTCATTGAAGATCCCGCTTCGGCCACCTTTGATAACTTGCTGCACAGCATCAATACTTTTCCACCGGAGGTGACAACCGTCACACCCCAGGACGAGACCGTTGCTGGGTCGGTGTTCTTCGCTGCGAACTTGAATCGCGACACGGCGACTTTGTACAACGAAGACCCAAGTGACCGAGCGACGCACTCATCCACATTGGGGTACCTGAATCATTCGTACGGACCACGTTGGCGCCAGGGGCCGATTGCGCCGGGCACCGTTTATAACTCAGCCCAGTCGACGTTCTCACCGTTCGTCGGACAGCCGTACAACGGTTTCCCCGCAAGCGTGCTTTGGCTCAATCGACCGTTCGTTTCGGCCGAGGAGTTGATGTGGGTTCCCATTAGCTCGCCGGGAAGGTTGGGCATGGAGTTTGGATCGGCGGTAGGTGCCGTGACGACGGACCAATACCGGTCTCTCTACAACACCGAGCCAATCAGTGGCGCGAACCCCGCGGCACCACCAGTTCCAACTGCTGTTCCAACTCCGTTGGTGGCAACACAGCAATCGCGTTACGACTTCAATCAACGGTTCACGCACCTGTGGAACTTCTTCTCGTCGTCATCGAACGTTTTTGCGTACGAGCCTGCGACCTACGAGACAGCAGGAGGAACAACCAAGCCGGACTACCCTTGGTTGCCGAACGACCCCAATTCCTCTCCGTGGACACCAACCCACGAGCACGCGCAGCATGGCTTTGTAGGTATGCCGAGCAGCATGCCTGCGATGACTGCACCCTATCCTGAGATTCCAGAAAAGTGGCCTTCGCCGAACTTCTGGAGACTGTTGGAGTGGGTCGAGGTTCCACCACCGTTTGATTTCGATGCCGATTTCATTTCACCAGAAGACAATGTCCAGGTTGCTGGCGAGCAGTCGTTGTTTTCACCGAGGATGGATTACCGAACCTTCGGTACTATCAACGGCACGGATGTGGTAAACGCCGATCCGCGAAGCTGGGATGCTGTTGTTCCAACCACTACATTTGGTTGGAATCGCGCGGCAGGTGCCTGGCAGAACAATCCCGGGACGAATGGTCAGTACGATGGTTTTTGGACGAACGATGTTCTTTTAGAAGGGTTTCGGCCGCCATTTGGTTTCAAGAGCAAGTTGTATCGAAATGGTTTGGTCAACTTAAATACCATCAAGAGCGTCAATGTCTACAAGTCGCTGATGGCTGGCTTCTCAACTCCGGGTGAATTGGATCCGACTCTGAACAACAATCTGCCGCTTGGCATGGGGGCGTTCTGGGCCGAGTTCTTGAGGAACCGAAGAGGGTATACGCCGGATAGTGCAACTGCAGCTCGGGCGAACAACTGGTTTGTTCCGGGAACACAGCCGCTGCAAACGTTCGATCACGACGACAATCCTGGGACCGCCCCAATTCCCTCGTTTGACAAGAATATTCCAACCCAATTTGCCGGCGTCTTTCGTTCGGCGATGTACGGGAATATCGCACCGCTGGAGAGCATGCGAACCCGTACGATTGATCCTACGGAGCATTCCGGTCAGGTTCATGATTCGGTTGGTCCGCCCTACACACCTATCGTGCGTGAGGAAAAACAGCCTTCTGATAGCGGTTTGATGCGTCGCGATTTCGTTCGAGACGGGGCGGCGCAGGAAGGAAAGCCGATCTTCCAACGGCAATCGACGGATCCTGCAGTGACCGCACCTCAGAACCATGAGCGGAGTGTTGTTCACCAGCAGCTTGGTATGACTCGACTTTCGAATATGGCGACGGATCAGTCCAACGTTTTCGCTGTGTGGGTCACTGTTGGTTACTTCGAAGTTGATGGTGCCACACTCGCGGTGGGGCCAGAAGTCGGACAAACGATGGGCGATGTTACTCGTCCGAAGGGTTTCTTCGTGATCGATCGTAGCAAGCCTGTGATGTATCGACCGGGTGAAGTGAACAACGCGTTGGAAACCATTCAACTGTCACGGATTTTGGAATAGGGACGTAAACATGAATTGCCATATAAAGAAGTTGCCGGCAAGGTTTGCGTTTACCTTGGTCGAGTTGATGATCGCGATGACCGTGACATTGTTGTTGATGGCGGCGTTGGGCAAGGCCTTCGCGGTCATTGGACGTTCAATGAAGGAAGGACGTAGTCAGGTTTCATTGAGCAGCAAGCTGCGTGGTATTAGCTTCCGCATTCGGAACGATTTGCATTCACGTACGGTTGATGCGACGCCGCCGATTTCTCCCGTTGGTGGTCAGGGGTATTTCACATACTACGAAGGGCCGCTGACCGAGCACACCTACGCCTTGTTCGGTGCAGAGCCAACGCAGGAGACGAGCGGAGGCGATTTTGATACACCTTCGTCGGGCGGATTCAACGCACCCGAAAACGGCCCCACCTACAGACGTTTATCGCGATTTGGGGATTTCGATGACTACATTGCATTCACAGCCGAAGCGGAAGGCGACGATTGGTTTACCGGAAAGGTACCGGCCTATCTGGTTGACGATACCGCCGCTGATCCGATGGAACCTCGAATCATTCGGTCGAAGCGAGCGGAAATCATCATGTGGGCGTCGCCAGTTTGGGACGTCGACAAAAGCTTGAATCAACTGCGAGTTGCAACCACTCCCGCTGCCTCAACCGATCCAGTTTGGCTGCCTAGTCCAAGCAAGATGCCTTTGTTTCAAGATAGCGACCGAGATTTTGCACCTGATCGAATAGTCCTGCGACAGCGGATTCTGTTGGTTCGACCTGATCTGAACCTTAAAGCTCGTCTTGAGTATCCGTTTGGCACAGGGCCTGCCGCGGTTCGTGATGGTGGTCCGCCGAATGGTCGATCGGGAGACGGATTCGAAACAACTTTCTTGCGACCGATGGGTGGAAATGCGAATGACCCGGGAGCCGTGCCTGTTGGACTCGAAGAAATCTATCCAATCGGTCAGGTGACGTTCCCCAATTATGTTGCTCCCGGTAGTTCGGCTGATTCGGCGCTAGTTCGTCAAAGCAATTGGTTGGTGGGGATGGCGCCTATGCACCATTACTTCGATATTTCACTACGTCGGGTAATTCATCCTGATACAGGCGAACCGACCAATTTTGTTGCGGCTAACTCGCTGAGTGATCTCGTTTATCCGCATAATCGTTTTGGGCATGTGCGCTATCCAGGTCGCTATTTCGGACGTGGTGATTCAACAGGTGCATTTCAAGACCGAGTCGATTATGCGACATCGATGCCGCTGCTCGCTGTCGGCGGGAATGATGCGCTCACCACGTGGCAGGGAGCGGGCGATACTCGGCTCGATCCTCCGAATGCGACTGCTCCAGGTTGGTTTCCCGCTGCTCACCCCAGTTCGCGAACGTTCAATGCTGTGAGCGGCGAGCAGTTTGGGTTGTTCAATGGTTGGCTGCTTCCTGAATTCGAACTGGGTGATCCCAATCCTCGTCCGAATCCGGCCGTTCCTGTATCACACTGGCACCGCGAATATGTTTCGACGGACGATCCACGCTGGGATCGCACCGGAGAAGACGTGATTGCGTCCAATATTCTTTCGTTCGACCTTCGAGGTTTTGATCAGAGTGCACCCATTTTTGCAACATCGGGGATGGACGAAGCTCCGGGTGTGGCTGGGTTCGATGATGATTTATCCGGAACAGCAGACGACACGAGCACGTTGGGTCTGCAGTTCTTGAGCGAACTCGGCACGATTGGAAGCGATGATGAGGTGATGTCGGTGAATGATATTGGCATTTCAGCATTGCTGAGTCTGAATAATGATACCGGATTTGATATTCTTGATCTTCGAGACAACGCACCGTCGAACACTTACAGCAAGGATCCCGGCCACTACGCGGCGCTCGTGGGGCAGGGTGGATTTGTCGATCTGTGTTATCCCTATCTAAACGGAACGCCGCTTCAGA includes the following:
- a CDS encoding PilW family protein, with the translated sequence MNCHIKKLPARFAFTLVELMIAMTVTLLLMAALGKAFAVIGRSMKEGRSQVSLSSKLRGISFRIRNDLHSRTVDATPPISPVGGQGYFTYYEGPLTEHTYALFGAEPTQETSGGDFDTPSSGGFNAPENGPTYRRLSRFGDFDDYIAFTAEAEGDDWFTGKVPAYLVDDTAADPMEPRIIRSKRAEIIMWASPVWDVDKSLNQLRVATTPAASTDPVWLPSPSKMPLFQDSDRDFAPDRIVLRQRILLVRPDLNLKARLEYPFGTGPAAVRDGGPPNGRSGDGFETTFLRPMGGNANDPGAVPVGLEEIYPIGQVTFPNYVAPGSSADSALVRQSNWLVGMAPMHHYFDISLRRVIHPDTGEPTNFVAANSLSDLVYPHNRFGHVRYPGRYFGRGDSTGAFQDRVDYATSMPLLAVGGNDALTTWQGAGDTRLDPPNATAPGWFPAAHPSSRTFNAVSGEQFGLFNGWLLPEFELGDPNPRPNPAVPVSHWHREYVSTDDPRWDRTGEDVIASNILSFDLRGFDQSAPIFATSGMDEAPGVAGFDDDLSGTADDTSTLGLQFLSELGTIGSDDEVMSVNDIGISALLSLNNDTGFDILDLRDNAPSNTYSKDPGHYAALVGQGGFVDLCYPYLNGTPLQSLMANSGQVSTPPLTLVADAEVTRNYTTFLNSSYSAFPIPPNGLDSLKYSGKLLHRGTAGNIVYFQPTYDTWTDGYESDGFDQTQRSDSSLSGGTASGTTWLLNNTSGLTKTPRISTSGWQIDSGRFDGSFQECPPPFLDDLQAISITVRLEDPPTGEITQFTIVESLQ